A section of the Sporanaerobacter acetigenes DSM 13106 genome encodes:
- the rimI gene encoding ribosomal protein S18-alanine N-acetyltransferase, with protein MDILVRPMLEKDIDEVLDIEKTSFATPWPKEAFTLEITKNMLAKYVVAEIQGKVVGYGGIWLIIDEGHVTNIAVHEKYRGLGVGNKIMEGLIDICRDRNIVAMTLEVRKTNEVAKSLYDKYGFKEYGIRPGYYSDNNEDAIIMWKRVE; from the coding sequence ATGGACATTTTAGTAAGGCCTATGCTTGAAAAAGATATAGATGAAGTCTTAGATATAGAAAAGACTTCTTTTGCTACTCCTTGGCCTAAAGAGGCCTTTACATTGGAAATAACTAAAAATATGCTTGCAAAGTATGTAGTAGCAGAAATTCAAGGAAAAGTTGTAGGCTATGGTGGAATATGGCTCATAATAGATGAAGGACATGTGACTAATATTGCAGTTCATGAGAAATATAGAGGACTGGGAGTTGGAAATAAAATAATGGAAGGTTTAATAGATATATGTAGAGACAGAAATATTGTTGCTATGACTCTGGAAGTGAGAAAGACCAATGAAGTAGCAAAATCCCTTTATGACAAATATGGGTTTAAAGAATATGGTATTCGACCTGGATATTATTCTGACAACAATGAAGATGCAATTATCATGTGGAAAAGAGTAGAATAG